One window from the genome of Natronomonas pharaonis DSM 2160 encodes:
- a CDS encoding DNA-directed RNA polymerase subunit A'' — MTEITDDVEAIVEDTDLPRRLKDEVYETLESRSGVAPEDVEDIVQAVESQYLETRVDPLDPVGTVSAQSIGEPGTQMSIPADEQVVVRRNGETELTEIGPLVDSLMDSRETRSFDDHEVTLAPDGIEVPSLSSEETVEWKPIEEVSRHETPDELLRFELESGRSIRATKAHSFVTRQENEVVPVAGEELEAGDWLPVVASLDATDTQETVDLRKYLPAGDYWYTSVLADGGAEAVPGGPDQLRNKRAALEAGELAEHTAYPVQGTVGLPEQFPLDEETGFFVGAWLAEGSLADHYVSISNVDAAFQSRIRSFAERFDLTVNEYENDSGFAAGYDIRLNGTILSDFLRAACTDDGEKSIPGFAIGANEAFLKGLLQGYFSGDGNVGTNAIRSSSTSDRLTAGVGLLLARFDVYATLGQQEDSRTLRVPKKHVSRFDNRIGMVGERGAELEALAESADSDGPDATDQIPNFGDALEAVAEAADIPQRQVNSATKRQRIDRSRLARLVAAAEAELDGEQSELDALRQAVTGDVVWDRIESIETVESDHEYVYDVSVEGLETFTTADGVVTHNTMNTFHYAGVAEIDVTQGLPRLIELVDARKTPDTPMMTVHLEGEYARDRERAHEVVWKIEATKILALGDVSTNVADMLVQIDLNEETLAERWPTMESIDDIAGRIAGTIEGELGVDTARPKPTVIEFGPEEPSYRQLLQLVEELREIVFKGIEEINRVVIRKEETEQGEEFVLYTEGSDLKEVLDIEGVDASRTTCNNIHEIHNNLGIEAAREAIIEETMNTLEEQGLDDVNIRHLMLVADIMTNNGEIESIGRHGISGNKDSVLARAAFEVTVNHLLDAAIHGEVDDLDGVTENVIVGKPIKLGTGDVDLRMGATRDSGSRADD, encoded by the coding sequence ATGACTGAGATTACCGACGACGTCGAGGCCATCGTCGAGGATACCGACCTGCCGCGGCGGCTGAAAGACGAGGTCTACGAGACGCTGGAATCGCGAAGCGGCGTCGCGCCCGAGGATGTCGAAGACATCGTACAGGCCGTCGAGTCGCAGTATCTCGAAACGCGGGTCGACCCGCTCGACCCCGTCGGAACCGTCTCGGCACAGAGTATCGGCGAACCCGGAACGCAGATGTCGATTCCGGCCGACGAGCAGGTCGTCGTTCGAAGGAACGGCGAGACCGAGCTGACAGAGATCGGTCCGCTTGTCGATAGCCTCATGGATAGCCGCGAGACGCGTTCGTTCGATGACCACGAGGTCACACTGGCCCCCGACGGTATCGAGGTGCCGAGCCTTTCCAGCGAGGAAACCGTCGAATGGAAGCCAATCGAGGAGGTCAGCCGACACGAGACGCCCGACGAGCTGCTCCGATTTGAGCTGGAATCCGGACGCTCGATCCGGGCGACGAAGGCCCACTCGTTCGTAACGCGGCAGGAAAACGAGGTCGTCCCCGTCGCCGGTGAGGAACTCGAGGCCGGTGACTGGCTGCCAGTCGTCGCATCGCTCGATGCGACCGATACCCAAGAGACAGTAGACCTCCGGAAGTATCTACCGGCAGGCGACTACTGGTATACCTCTGTGCTCGCGGACGGCGGCGCTGAGGCAGTACCCGGCGGACCGGACCAGCTTCGGAACAAGCGCGCGGCGCTCGAAGCCGGCGAACTTGCCGAGCACACGGCGTATCCGGTCCAAGGGACTGTCGGACTGCCGGAGCAGTTCCCGCTCGACGAGGAAACCGGCTTCTTCGTCGGAGCGTGGCTCGCCGAAGGCTCACTGGCCGACCACTACGTCTCGATTTCGAACGTCGATGCGGCGTTCCAGTCCCGGATTCGGTCGTTTGCAGAGCGGTTCGACCTCACCGTCAACGAGTACGAAAACGATAGCGGCTTCGCAGCCGGATACGACATCCGCCTCAACGGGACGATTCTCTCGGATTTCCTCCGAGCTGCGTGTACGGACGACGGTGAAAAGAGTATTCCAGGGTTTGCCATCGGTGCCAACGAGGCGTTCTTGAAGGGGCTGCTCCAGGGCTACTTCAGCGGCGATGGAAACGTCGGAACGAACGCCATCCGCTCCAGTTCGACGAGCGACAGGCTCACCGCCGGCGTTGGGCTGCTGTTGGCTCGCTTCGACGTGTATGCGACGCTCGGCCAACAGGAAGACTCCAGAACCCTCCGGGTTCCGAAAAAGCACGTTTCACGATTCGACAATCGTATCGGCATGGTCGGCGAGCGCGGGGCAGAACTCGAAGCGCTCGCTGAATCGGCCGACAGTGACGGGCCTGATGCAACCGACCAGATTCCGAACTTCGGAGACGCCCTCGAAGCGGTCGCCGAGGCTGCCGACATCCCACAGCGGCAGGTCAACAGCGCAACGAAGCGTCAGCGAATCGATCGGAGTCGACTGGCTCGCCTCGTTGCAGCGGCGGAAGCAGAGCTCGACGGGGAGCAGTCCGAACTCGATGCGCTCCGACAGGCCGTTACGGGCGATGTCGTCTGGGACCGAATCGAATCCATCGAGACGGTCGAAAGTGACCACGAGTACGTCTATGACGTCTCCGTTGAGGGCCTCGAGACGTTCACGACGGCAGATGGGGTCGTGACGCACAACACGATGAACACGTTCCACTACGCCGGTGTCGCCGAAATCGACGTCACACAGGGGCTTCCCCGGCTCATCGAGCTGGTCGACGCCCGCAAGACGCCCGATACGCCGATGATGACGGTGCATCTAGAGGGCGAATACGCCCGCGACCGCGAGCGGGCCCACGAAGTTGTCTGGAAAATCGAGGCGACGAAGATACTCGCGCTCGGTGACGTGTCGACGAACGTCGCCGACATGCTCGTCCAGATAGACCTCAACGAGGAAACACTGGCCGAGCGGTGGCCGACGATGGAGAGTATCGACGATATCGCCGGCCGCATCGCCGGCACCATCGAGGGCGAACTGGGCGTCGATACGGCCCGGCCCAAGCCGACGGTCATCGAGTTCGGCCCCGAAGAGCCGTCCTACCGGCAGCTGCTCCAGCTCGTCGAGGAGCTTCGGGAAATCGTCTTTAAAGGTATCGAGGAGATCAACCGCGTCGTCATTCGGAAGGAAGAAACCGAACAGGGCGAGGAGTTCGTCCTCTACACCGAGGGGTCGGACCTGAAGGAGGTCCTCGACATCGAGGGCGTCGACGCCTCGCGGACGACGTGTAACAACATCCACGAAATACACAACAACCTCGGCATCGAGGCCGCTCGCGAGGCCATCATCGAGGAGACGATGAACACCCTCGAAGAGCAGGGGCTGGACGACGTGAACATCCGGCACCTGATGTTGGTCGCCGACATCATGACCAACAACGGCGAAATCGAATCCATCGGCCGCCACGGCATCTCCGGTAACAAGGATTCGGTGCTTGCGCGTGCGGCGTTCGAAGTGACGGTCAACCACCTCCTCGATGCGGCCATCCACGGCGAGGTCGACGACCTCGACGGCGTGACCGAGAACGTCATCGTCGGCAAGCCGATAAAGCTCGGCACCGGTGACGTCGACCTGCGGATGGGTGCGACCCGAGACAGCGGGTCGAGGGCCGACGACTAA
- a CDS encoding NusA-like transcription termination signal-binding factor: MAVTLTDEARRYIALFDEETDVAATDCVVDEEYDRIAFVVPPGTMGQAIGPGGDHVATVESKVGRDVTVIEGAETAADFVANALAPAAVYNVTISENDTTVAYAEVDENDRGVAIGADGRNIDLARRLADRHFDIDDVELT; this comes from the coding sequence ATGGCCGTCACACTCACCGACGAAGCGCGGCGGTATATCGCCCTCTTCGACGAAGAGACGGACGTGGCGGCCACCGACTGCGTCGTCGACGAGGAGTACGACCGCATCGCCTTCGTCGTCCCGCCGGGGACGATGGGGCAGGCTATCGGCCCCGGCGGCGACCACGTCGCAACGGTCGAATCGAAGGTCGGCCGCGACGTGACCGTCATCGAAGGCGCCGAAACGGCGGCGGATTTCGTCGCCAACGCGCTTGCGCCGGCGGCGGTTTATAACGTCACCATCAGCGAAAACGACACCACGGTCGCCTACGCCGAGGTCGACGAGAACGACCGCGGCGTCGCCATCGGCGCCGACGGGCGGAACATCGACCTCGCCCGCCGGCTTGCCGACCGACATTTCGACATCGACGACGTCGAGTTGACATAA